The stretch of DNA atattcagtatttgaacaaatgttggattgaaacccagggggctaatcgctaagctaacatgctaatacgaagctaacatgctaatatacacacttacacactttgtcaggaaaaggtccccacactgcagtaccgtgtgtgacctctggggttcacacacacagtcaggaaaaccaaccttgtggggaccgggcctatcaggaggctgtttgctattgattccaatgctcgttaccatggaaaccaggagtcggtccccacagggttggtaatATGTTAGGtttcggtccccaccaggatagaaaaacacacacacacacattattgatCGTTTATTTACACATATAGAAACATTAGaacagtagtaataataataatgaggaGGTATATGAAGCAGAATAACAAACATAATTCCATCTTTCAGAggatgaatataaataataatcatcagtcatgcatcttttcttcttctaatcttttctatgagcaAGCATCACATCTCTGGTTAGTTCTGATGCTGTTCTTCATTCTGCAGCTTTCACTCCTCAGACCTCGCTGACACTGTGTGGGTTTTTCCTTCATATCGCCATGGAAACGGTTCTCAGTTCATCTGCTCGCCTCCTCTGATTGAACACAAATGTTTTCCTGTTTGAATAactctctgctctgattggtcagcttcagGATTTCAACATGTCGGAGCTGAATCACTCAATCTGAGATCTGAGCGTTGGCTTCGTGTTTCACttcatttacaaacacacaaaatcactAAAAGCTGATTAAATATAATCTGTTCAATGTGGAAAACTGAGAGCTTTAGTGATGTGGGAGAAGTTCTCCTCCTGTTGGGGGGTTAGCTGGAGGCGGGGTGGGGTTAGACTGCTGGTGGAGGCGAGGTGGAGCGGGGTTAgactgctggtggaggtggggaggggttagattgctggtggaggtggggcGGGGTTAGACTGCTGGTGGAGGCGGGGTGGGGTTAGACTGCACCTCCTGACCGAGGGTGCGTTTGTTTCGTGTGTCAGATCatgctggtggaggtggggaggggttagactgctggtggaggtggggaggggttagactgctggtggaggtggggaggggttggcctgctggtggaggtggggtggggttagactgctggtggaggtggggaggggttagactgctggtggaggtggggtggggttagactgctggtggaggtggggtggggttagactgctggtggaggtggggcGGGGTTAgactgctggtggaggtggggtggggttagactgctggtggaggtggggaggggtttGACTGCTGGTGGAGGCGGGGTGGGGTTAgactgctggtggaggtggggaggggtttGACTGCTGGTGGAGGCGGGGTGGGGTTAgactgctggtggaggtggggaggggttagactgctggtggaggtggggaggggttagactgctggtggaggtggggaggggttaGACTGCTGGTGGAGCTGGGGAGGGGTTAgactgctggtggaggtggggaggggttagactgctggtggaggtggggtggggttagactgctggtggaggtggggtggggttagactgctggtggaggtggggtggggttagactgctggtggaggtggggtggggttagactgctggtggaggtggggaggggttggactgctggtggaggtggggtggggttagactgctggtggaggtggggcGGGGTTAGACTGTGGCTCCTGACTGAGGGTGCGTTTGTTTCGTGTGTAAGATCatgctggtggaggtggggaggggttagactgctggtggaggtggggaggggttaGGCTGCTGGTGGAGGCGGGGCGGGGTTAGACTGCTGGTGGAAGCGGGGAGGGGTTAgactgctggtggaggtggggaggggttagactgctggtggaggtggggaggggttgaactgctggtggaggtggggtggggCGGGGTTAgactgctggtggaggtggggtggggttaGACTGCTGGTGGAGGCGGGGTGGGGTTAgactgctggtggaggtgggaAGGGGTTAgactgctggtggaggtggggaggggttagactgctggtggaggtggggcGGGGTTAGACTGCTGGTGGAGGCGGGGTGGGGTTAgactgctggtggaggtggggaggggttagactgctggtggaggctgggaggggttggactgctggtggaggtggggcAGGGTTAGACTGCTGATGGGGGTGGGTTAgactgctggtggaggtggggtggggttaGACTGTGGCTCCTGACTGAGGGTGCGTTTGTTTCGTGTGTCAGATCatgctggtggaggtggggtgGAGCGGGGTTAgactgctggtggaggtgggaTGGGGTTAgactgctggtggaggtggggcGGGGTTAGACTGCTGGTGGAGGCGGGGTGGGGTTAGACTGCGGCTCCTGACCAAGGGTGCGTTTGTTTCATGTGTTAGACTGTGCTGGTGGAGGTGGGATGGGGTTAGATTGCTGGTGGAGGCGAGGCGGGGTTAGACTactggtggaggtggggaggggttagactgctggtggaggtggggaggggttaGACTGCACCTCCTGACCGAGGGTGCGTTTGTTTCGTGTGTCAGATCatgctggtggaggtggggcGGGGTTAGACTactgctggtggaggtggggaggggttagactgctggtggaggtggggaggggttagactgctggtggaggtggggcGGGGTTGgactgctggtggaggtggggaggggttaGACTATGGCTCCTGACTGAGGGTGCGTTTGTTTCGTGTGTCAGATCatgctggtggaggtggggtggggttaGACTATGGCTCCTGACTGAGGGTGCGTTTGTTTCGTGTGTCAGATCatgctggtggaggtggggcGGGGTTAgactgctggtggaggtggggtggggttaGAGTATGGCTCCTGACTGAGGGTGCGTTTGTTTCGTGTGTCAGATCatgctggtggaggtggggaggggttaGTGTATGGCTCCTGACTGAGGGTGCGTTTGTTTCGTGTGTCAGATCatgctggtggaggtggggtggggttaGACTGCTGGTGGAGTCGAGGCGGGGTTAgactgctggtggaggtggggcGGGGTTAGAGTATGGCTCCTGACTGAGGGTGCGTTTGTTTCGTGTGTCAGATCatgctggtggaggtggggaggggttgGACTGCGGCTCCTGAGTGAGGGTGCGTTTGTTTCGTGTGTCAGATCatgctggtggaggtggggcGGGGTGGGGTTAGAGTATGGCTCCTGACTGAGGGTGCGTTTGTTTCGTGTGTCAGATCatgctggtggaggtggggtggggttaGACTATGGCTCCTGACCGAGGGTGCGTTTGTTTCGTGTGTCAGATCATGCTGGTGGAGGGTTTGATTTACTGCCTGCAGTCCCACCTGAAGCTGCGTCGAGCCGAAGGAAGCATCAACGCCGGCGGCTGCAACTTCAACTCCTTCCTGCGGAGGACGGTGCGCTTCGTAGGTACGACTCCACCCGCTGCACCCGTTACACCCGCCGTACAGGTGTGTAGCTCCTCAGTGTTACCTGTGTCACGTGCGCTCTCTCTGCAGGCGTGCACGTGTTCGGCCTGTGTGTGACGGCGCTGGTCACTGACATCATCCAGCTGTCGACGGGTTACCACGCCCCCTTCTTCCTCACCGTCTGCAAACCGAACTACACCCAAACGTCCTGCGATAAAAACCCGTACATCACCAAGAACATCTGCTCCGGACAGGACAAGGACGCCATCATGGCCGCCAGGTGAGCTGCTGCTACTTcctgttacctgtgtgtgtacctgtgtatcTGATCACCTTCACTgatttctctccttcttctgtccCGACAGGAAAACGTTCCCTTCCCAGCATGCAACTCTGTCTGCCTTCGCCGCCGTGTACGTCTCTGTAAGTACCCCGTCCCCGTCCTCGTCTCTGATTGGTCTCTGAGCCTCTCTGAGTCCTCGTCTCTGATTGGTCTCTGAGCCTCTCTGAGTCCTCGTCTCTGATTGGTCTCTGAGCCTGTCTGAGTCCTCGTCTCTGATTGGTCTCTGAGCCTGTCTGAGTCCTCGTCTCTGATTGGTCTCTGAGCCTCTCTGAGTCCTCGTGTCTGATTGGTCTCTGAGCCTCTCTGAGTCCTCGTGTCTGATTGGTCTCTGAGCCTGTCTAAGTCCTCGTCTCTGATTggtctccttctctcctcagaTGTATTTTAACTCGACGATCTCCGACAGCACCAAGCTGCTGAAGCCGGTCCTCGTGTTTGCGTTCGCCATCGCGGCGGCGCTGACGGGTCTGACCCAGATCACGCAGCATCGCAGTCATCCCATCGACGTCTACGTTGGTTTCCTGATCGGAGCGTTCATCGCCGCGTACCtggtgaggtgatgatgtcatcaggtcaCATTGAGTCTGTTGTGATGTCATACCTGAGAGAGCCAATCATCTCACAATTTTCTTCCTGCAGGCGTTTCACGCCGTGGCCAACTTCAGGtcctctgatgacatcatcgtgGCCCCGCCCCCTCCACCCCCGAAGGAGGATCCTCTGCGAGCGCTGACGGAGCGAGGACACGAGTCCGTCTACAACAAAGGCCCCGCCTCCGCCTCCGAGAGCAACGACGAGATAGCGGCGGCCCCGGCCCCCAGGGACCGGCTGGAGGGCCTGGGGCCCCTGCAGAGGGAGAAGACGTCCATGGGGAGCCTGAAGAGGGCCAGCGTGGACGTGGAGCTGCTGGCCCCCCGCAGCCCCATGGGGAAGGAGACCATGCTGACCTTCAGCAACACGCTGCCACGAGCCAGCATGAACGTTAACGGGGTTCTGGGGGCCAACGAGGGGCCCGAGGATCTGGTCCAGCCGGTCCAGCCGGTGCAGCCGGTCCAACCGGTGCAGCGGCGTCTGAAGGCGGTTCAGGTCCCGATGGACCCGCTGCGGTCGCAGCAGCTGGTGTCGGAGTGGAAGCAGAAGAGCATGGAGATGCGCGGCCTGAGCGTGCGGGACGAGGCGGACCACGAGGCCAGCGAGGACGGCTCGGAGGGGGGCTCAGTGGCGACGGACGACGGGGGGTCTCAGGCCCCCCTCTACCAGCCTGCAGTGCATTCTGGGAGGACTGCCTCCAACCGTAACCCTACTCCACCTCCGGGGGGCGCCAAAGCGGTGGCGACTCCCAGACCGCCTCAAATCCCTGAAGCAGGACCACCGCCGGTCTCCCCGAAGAGTGCGCTGACCCGTGCCAAGTGGCTCGCCATCCGAGAGAAGACCAGCGGGGACGGGTCGTCCCGCGCCGCCAACCAGCCGCGACTCATGCAGGTGATCGCCATGACGAAGCAGCAGggcctcctcccctcctcctcctctggggAGCGGTCCTCTGAGACCACCTCAACCTGCTCCGGCTCCTCCTCCACCGACTCACCACATTACCGCCCGTCCGAGCAGGCGAGGCAGGGACCGGGTATCGTCACCGTGGACGCCCACGCCCCCCACCATCCTGTAGTccaagccccgccccctccacAAGTCCCGCCCCTGGCAGGAAACGGTAACCCCTGGGAGTGGGCAGGGTCTAACGGGGGCGACCCACGAGACACCTACGACCTGAACAGCCTCCACCGGGGCGACTCGGCGGCGCGTGGCAGCAGCTTCcggccgcaccgatccgcctcgCCGTGCGCCTCCCTGGAGCTGGACCCGGTCTCCGCCCCCCACGCACAGGCGGAGCTGTCGGCGGACGCACAGCGGAGGGAAATGGCCATGAGGCGCAAGACGGCGCTGGTTCTTTTGGATCGAGAGATTCGTAACCAGACTGAGCAGGAGAACTATTATAAGAGTCTGCAGGGTCGCCGGTTCAAGGACTAGTCTCACTCTCGCCTTACTTTGACTGACAGCAGCCGGACGGCCGGAGGAGCGTCTTCATTTACTGGACTTAGAGAGGAAAGGCTGACGCTCAGtggctcaacaggaaacacaacagATTATCTCAGCTTCagaactgctgctgctcctcattACATCACCTGCAGGTTCACCTGGAAGTCTGCAGGAGTTTAAAGGAAACGTCAcatcaagtttatttatacaaaTCCCAACAGAAGCTCCCTCAGGACCCTGATCACATAGAGACCCGACTAAcccagtgttctagtaggttcataaggttctatgagctgggagtgcagtgttctagtaggtacataaggttctatgagctgggagcgcagtgttctagtaggttcttaaggttctatgagctgggagcacagtgttctagtaggttcataaggttctatgagctgggagcgcagtgttctagtaggttcataaggttctatgagctgggagcgcagtgttctagtaggttcataaggttctatgagctgggagcgcagtgttctagtaggttcataaggttctatgagctgggagcgcagtgttctagtaggttcataaggttctatgagctgggagcgcagtgttctagtaggttcataaggttctatgagctgggagtgcagtgttctagtaggtacataaggttctatgagctgggagcgcagtgttctagtaggttcttaaggttctatgagc from Scomber japonicus isolate fScoJap1 chromosome 7, fScoJap1.pri, whole genome shotgun sequence encodes:
- the plppr3b gene encoding phospholipid phosphatase-related protein type 3, translating into MNMMMMMMMNSTEKMKKKPPKDSLTLLPCFYFVELPIVASSMVSLYYLELANVLQPAQVGFRCHDRDLSMPYVDGGDELIPLLMLLSLAFAGPAASIMLVEGLIYCLQSHLKLRRAEGSINAGGCNFNSFLRRTVRFVGVHVFGLCVTALVTDIIQLSTGYHAPFFLTVCKPNYTQTSCDKNPYITKNICSGQDKDAIMAARKTFPSQHATLSAFAAVYVSMYFNSTISDSTKLLKPVLVFAFAIAAALTGLTQITQHRSHPIDVYVGFLIGAFIAAYLAFHAVANFRSSDDIIVAPPPPPPKEDPLRALTERGHESVYNKGPASASESNDEIAAAPAPRDRLEGLGPLQREKTSMGSLKRASVDVELLAPRSPMGKETMLTFSNTLPRASMNVNGVLGANEGPEDLVQPVQPVQPVQPVQRRLKAVQVPMDPLRSQQLVSEWKQKSMEMRGLSVRDEADHEASEDGSEGGSVATDDGGSQAPLYQPAVHSGRTASNRNPTPPPGGAKAVATPRPPQIPEAGPPPVSPKSALTRAKWLAIREKTSGDGSSRAANQPRLMQVIAMTKQQGLLPSSSSGERSSETTSTCSGSSSTDSPHYRPSEQARQGPGIVTVDAHAPHHPVVQAPPPPQVPPLAGNGNPWEWAGSNGGDPRDTYDLNSLHRGDSAARGSSFRPHRSASPCASLELDPVSAPHAQAELSADAQRREMAMRRKTALVLLDREIRNQTEQENYYKSLQGRRFKD